In Chrysoperla carnea chromosome 2, inChrCarn1.1, whole genome shotgun sequence, the following proteins share a genomic window:
- the LOC123292143 gene encoding importin subunit alpha-5 has translation MSEARMNKFKNKGRDTETMRRRRTEENVQLRKARKDDQLQKRRNISEMEEPLSPLQEKNSAYSPITMTPEEIMEGLMSMDEKIQLQATQACRKILSRERNPPIDLMIQCGVVPKCVEFLSKTENSVLQFEACWALTNIASGTSEQTMAVVQAGALEKLVLLLGSPYLNVAEQAVWALGNIAGDGATNRDLVLNCNVMPALLKLIKPDTSISLLRNTVWAISNLCRNKNPPPEFIRVRECLPTLAQLLYSPDKDVLADTCWALSYLTDGSNEKIQAVIDTGLVPRLVQLLSSEEATVLTPSLRAVGNIVTGTDQQTDMVLAADVLVHLVKLLQHSRINIVKEAAWTVSNVTAGNSDQIQKVIDAGIMEPLLNVLSTGDFKSQKEAAWAVTNYTSGGTVHQIAYLVQLGVLRPLCALFNSKDTKTVTVALDGITNILMAAEKLGQAENVAIMIEACGGLDSLENLQNHENERVYEKALALIDRFFSEDGDENVPNNENSDGEISFNVENTGATNGFSF, from the exons ATGTCTGAAGCAAGAATgaacaagtttaaaaataaaggacGAGATACAGAG acaATGCGAAGACGTCGGACTGAAGAAAATGTGCAATTACGAAAGGCTCGAAAGGATGATCAATTACAAAAACGTCGAAATATCTCTGAAATGGAAGAACCACTATCTCCATTACAGGAGAAAAACAGTGCATATTCTCCGATTACTATGACACCAGAAGAAATTATGGAAG GTTTAATGAGTATGGACGAGAAAATTCAATTACAGGCAACACAAGCTTGCAGGAAGATTCTAAGTCGTGAACGAAATCCTCCTATTGACCTGATGATCCAGTGTGGTGTCGTGCCAAAATGTGTTGAATTCCTATCCAAGACTGAAAA ttCAGTATTACAATTTGAAGCATGTTGGGCTTTAACCAATATTGCGTCTGGTACATCTGAACAAACAATGGCTGTGGTACAAGCTGGTGCTTTGGAAAAGTTGGTACTTTTACTTGGGTCACCATATTTAAATGTTGCTGAACAAGCTGTTTGGGCATTGGGTAATATCGCTGGCGATGGTGCAACAAACAGAGATTTAGTACTTAATTGTAACGTGATGCCAGCTTTATTAAAACTTATCAAACCGGATACATCG aTATCGTTACTACGAAATACTGTATGGGCAATATCGAATTTATGTCGAAACAAAAATCCTCCACCAGAGTTTATTCGTGTCAGAGAATGTCTTCCAACATTGgcacaattattatattcaccGGATAAAGATGTTTTAGCTGATACATGTTGGGCACTTTCATATCTTACCGATggatcaaatgaaaaaattcaagcTGTCATAGATACTGGTCTTGTTCCACGCTTAGTTCAATTATTATCTAGTGAAGAGGCTACAGTTTTAACACCATCGTTACGAGCGGTTGGAAATATTGTTACTGGTACAGATCAACAA acaGACATGGTTTTAGCTGCAGACGTTTTGGTTCATTTAGTAAAATTGTTACAACATTCAAGAATAAACATTGTTAAAGAAGCCGCATGGACTGTATCAAATGTAACTGCTGGTAATTCtgatcaaattcaaaaagttattgATGCTGGCATTATGGAAccattattaaatgtattatcTACG GGCGATTTCAAATCACAGAAAGAAGCAGCATGGGCTGTTACAAATTACACTAGTGGTGGTACGGTACATCAAATCGCATACTTGGTACAACTTGGTGTACTTCGACCTCTATGTGCTCTATTTAATTCCAAAGATACAAAAACTGTTACAGTTGCTTTGGAtggtattacaaatattttaatg gCAGCTGAAAAGCTTGGACAAGCTGAGAATGTAGCCATTATGATTGAAGCGTGTGGTGGACTTGATAGTTTAGAGAATTTAcaaaatcatgaaaatgaaCGAGTTTATGAGAAAGCTTTAGCATTAATTGATCGATTCTTTTCAGag GATGGTGATGAAAATGTACCCAATAATGAAAATTCGGATGGTGAAATATCATTTAATGTTGAGAATACAGGAGCTACAAATGGATTctcattttaa
- the LOC123291510 gene encoding anaphase-promoting complex subunit 1, with protein sequence MIAASDPQEFIPSGRQQITRHPGRLNTSPTNGHSAPEAFLWHRLQKVTISESDNTERWIVREAPLPSDIELLLKKDQQELKSDTQKHSNRQSNEYNDEFWKNADHSFNSRSGNRLSDIPAPKLAAPIKTRFASDPELNRTEIKHNPIKVETKIPSYELGTNPFQFVEEELYIKGNTVIWSKGLISTPSTEFSTSESRITICTYTMDNPIKHAVWCTFHSNRLKFESTDFNIRPNNYIIDSSKSFRCISVMDSQKLRVFAENGDDFITNLQISISNIWPTKYGILLEREENEIKQKNSILEDQTPTIYSLLHPLDELCPVLIKNSGSHTQICCDSTQKIVFANDEPSICMIYDKKTGLHSIYTLRQVRVNEYQEYASTASTSNIQSNMNASIKQKTGNTSLWNLQNIGTPIGSPYCNRASSMLNIVSPQPSRCQSPMTSISRCQSPLSSSLNSTQWLNRSARLTINSNDSSMDCTARQENSVYAPKRANPELCMEHVWTENLRIARESSQTNSATKVFLSIDFVGQMHFCYLIPSRSQLSIARLEVTNNLQLIIGVVKSFRAKDAIAIPHLNIMAVLEPDGQVVLRSGLTAIGKLHVGGVSASLSSSPYFASNAAGNRLSSPFPRRSSLLPHCKTPGIPEIKFNDSGYLISPVPAATPCANTSPVYYSTTPGDENTNLKSLRDSVYDRITLEYSDNTLYRIQLPVLTESSLVKTCLSALRQALQKDLAMLLMTKWYATRNAPGSTEISLQHEWEQFSNLLLSMLGYDMDSLSWSGGGKTSQNRNVSPIPKRKRVSSDQGDETDWIDLLNSETNQIYSTGISQLLCFKSNQPVTDSSKITQIGRINTNSSLFPHFPLIFYTLHLVYEELKLNVLRSNELPIIGALLHLLAKDLRLKEYVVHYWSDFPNICRLDNNIEEYEESQITDVDLSKMNQISFLDSQPANIMSHLYKIMNGKEINPYPFIYKVNSRSKDIIRLCSMILAHRKGLSIEPQVESFVRLVIPPGSRYNKKIPLKDMETISLQCNLVQNAVVFMAERGFTRREIENLPPSINLLLHEALWQCREHPPPSWPSCVYQLLERLDLATQTDLPQSKDSKFVANDEKLHLYSEPGQEDLRCPFFFANNAKNEVEDGMENMDLKMLKLRFPHDHRVTEIRRLLQSATPVPINVVQRPEVTDHDYIEEQEKHLYAICTRTMALPVGRGMFTLRTHSPVITETLPIPRLCLGGKAPPRGNAVELSHIDTPPNMNMWPLFHNGVAAGLRISPTASNIDSAWIVFNKPKSSQETPAEHAGFLMALGLNGHLKNLAILYTYEYLVKINELTSIGLLLGLAATKRGTMHTATTKMLSIHVEALLPPTSMELDVPQNIQIAALLGIGLVYEGSSHRHITEVLLAEIGRPPGPEMENSIDRESYSLAAGLALGLVTLGQGGKPSGLADLAVSDTLHYYMAGGNKRPLTGAQKDKYKVPSFQIREGSCVNLDVTAPGATLALGLMYLGSGSKAIADWMRPPDTQYLLDFVRPDLLLLRIVARALILWDDIEPSCEWVESQVPLAIRPFCLVKPEPEMDPNIDFEAMNQAYCNIIAGACFALGLRYAGSANDEAFQVLHHYCRMFVSLTAKSIAELAGKPTIEYCLNLILLSLAMVMAGTGDLSVMRFVRHLRRRVNPASSSTVTYGSHLSMHMALGLLFLGGGRLTLSSSPSAVAAMLCAFFPKFPTHSNDNRYHLQAFRHLYVLAVEPRLIIPRDIIHGSPCYTNLTIVSIDGVNKKVKAPCILPELCTIQKIIVDDERYWPIVFERERNWDYLLKLLHGAGYLDVKQRAGCLSYIEDPTGTKSLIARKITQSSVMPWYINFTDITSTFSTDTAVRYCINQYLLSPTIKKQNINENQSTTSMKIDDVVNINELKLKQTLSTITYECVTKDKIAILPTLVNTIKAIESLHDFSNAYNIWQLKLVCAQVLLEPTGNSLISQEFALAIVQQVNNIMDGWQNEIQIDLINYLQGKSITRDSNIQNKLSKFVTYYDIPCNLNLNLSTNYIELLLKLNDYHLPNNAVHKIIEIINSTKK encoded by the exons atGATAGCTGCGTCTGATCCACag gaaTTTATTCCAAGTGGACGACAACAAATTACCAGACATCCAGGTCGCTTAAATACGTCCCCCACAAATGGACATAGTGCACCAGAAGCATTTTTGTGGCATCGTTTACAAAAAGTCACAATTTCTGAATCCGATAATACGGAACGTTGGATTGTACGTGAGGCTCCACTGCCGTctgatattgaattattattaaaaaaggatCAACAAGAATTAAAATCCGATACACAAAAACATTCAAATCGTCAATCGAATGAGTATAACGATGAGTTCTGGAAGAATGCGGATCATAGTTTTAATTCACGAAGTGGTAATCGATTATCAGATATACCTGCTCCGAAGTTAGCAGCCCCTATTAAAACACGTTTTGCTAGTGATCCAGAATTAAATCGTACTGAAATTAAACATAATCCTATAAAAGTTGAAACAAAAATTCCATCGTATGAATTAGGAACAAATCCTTTTCAATTCGTGGAAGAAGAATTATATATTAAGGGTAACACGGTAATTTGGTCGAAAGGGTTAATATCAACCCCGTCGACGGAATTCTCTACAAGTGAGTCGCGTATAACAATTTGTACATACACAATGGATAATCCAATAAAACATGCGGTTTGGTGTACATTCCACAGTAATCGACTTAAATTTGAATCGACCGACTTTAATATACGtccaaataattatataatcgaTAGTAGTAAATCATTTCGATGTATTAGCGTTATGGATTCACAGAAATTACGGGTATTCGCTGAAAATGGGGatgattttataacaaacttACAAATAtccatttcaaatatttggccCACAAAATATGGTATTCTATTAGAACGCGAAGAGAATGaaattaaacagaaaaatagtattttagaaGATCAAACACCAACGatttattcattattacatCCCTTGGATGAATTATGTCcggtattaattaaaaattctggaTCGCATACACAAATTTGTTGTGATTCCACACAGAAAATTGTGTTCGCTAACGACGAACCAAGTATTTGTATGATTTACGATAAGAAAACCGGTTTACATAGTATTTACACTTTACGACAAGTGCGTGTCAATGAATATCAAGAGTATGCTAGTACCGCATCCACATCAAATATACAATCGAATATGAATGCgtcaattaaacaaaaaactggAAATACTTCGTTatggaatttacaaaatattggaACACCAATTGGGAGTCCGTATTGTAATCGAGCGTCGAGTATGTTGAATATTGTTAGTCCGCAACCATCCAGATGTCAAAGTCCAATGACTTCGATTAG tcGATGTCAGTCACCATTATCTTCATCTTTAAATTCTACCCAATGGCTTAATCGTTCCGCACGTTTAACCATTAACAGTAATGATTCGTCAATGGATTGCACAGCCCGTCAAGAAAATTCTGTGTATGCACCAAAACGTGCTAATCCAGAACTATGCATGGAACATGTTTGGACTGAAAATTTACGTATAGCaag aGAAAGTTCTCAAACAAATTCTgcaacaaaagtatttttatcgattGATTTCGTTGGACAAATGCACTTTTGTTACTTGATACCATCACGTAGTCAATTATCAATTGCTCGATTAgaagttacaaataatttacaattaattatcgGTGTTGTAAAAAGTTTTCGTGCAAAAGATGCAATAGCAATTCct CATTTAAACATAATGGCCGTACTTGAACCAGATGGTCAGGTTGTTTTACGATCTGGATTAACTGCCATCGGTAAATTACATGTGGGTGGTGTATCAGCTAGTCTTAGTAGTTCACCATATTTTGCATCAAACGCTGCAGGAAATCGTTTAAGTTCACCATTTCCAAG gcGCAGTAGTTTATTACCACATTGTAAAACACCAGGAATtccagaaattaaatttaatgattctgGATATTTAATATCTCCCGTACCAGCTGCAACTCCATGTGCTAATACATCGCCTGTGTATTATTCAACAACTCCGGGAGATG aaaatacaaatttaaaatcacttCGAGATTCTGTCTACGATCGAATTACCTTAGAATACTCGGACAATACATTATATCGGATACAATTACCTGTACTCACTGAAAGTTCCTTAGTAAAAACATGTTTATCGGCCTTACGACAAGCATTACAAAAAGATTTGGCAATGTTATTGATGACAAAATGGTATGCAACACGAAACGCACCTGGATCTACGGAAATTAGTTTGCAACATGAATGGGAACAATTCTCAAATTTATTACTTAGCATGTTAGGATATGATATGGACTCTTTATCATGGTCGGGTGGTGGAAAAACATCGCAAAATCGAAATGTTTCACCTATACCTAAACGTAAACGTGTCTCATCCGATCAAGGTGATGAAACTGATTGGATCGatttattaaattctgaaacaaatcAAATATACTCAACGGGCATCTCACAACTATTATGCTTTAAATCAAATCAACCTGTAACAGACTCATCGAAAATCACACAAATTGGACGAATTAATACCAATTCCTCGTTATTTCCACATTTTccgttaattttttatacgttacatttagtttatgaagaattaaaattaaatgtacttCGTAGCAATGAATTGCCAATTATTGGTGCGTTGTTACACCTGTTGGCAAAAGATCTACGATTAAAAGAATATGTTGTCCATTATTGGTCCGATTTTCCAAATATATGTCGATTGGATAATAATATTGAAGAATATGAAGAAAGTCAAATAACTGATGTCGATTTAAgtaaaatgaatcaaatatcatttttagaCTCACAACCGGCGAATATTATGagtcatttgtataaaattatgaatggaAAAGAAATTAATCCGTATCCATTTATCTATAAAGTAAATTCACGCAGTAAAGATATCATACGATTATGTTCTATGATTTTGGCGCATCGAAAAGGTTTATCGATTGAACCTCAAGTAGAATCATTTGTACGTTTAGTTATACCACCTGGAAGTCGGTATAATAAGAAAATACCGTTAAAAGATATGGAAACTATTTCGTTACAATGTAATTTAGTACAAAATGCTGTAGTATTTATGGCTGAACGTGGTTTTACACGTcgagaaattgaaaatttacctcctagtattaatttattgttacatGAGGCGTTATGGCAATGTCGTGAGCATCCACCACCTTCTTGGCCATCGTGTGTTTATCAGTTGTTAGAACGTTTGGATTTGGCTACCCAGACTGATTTACCGCAG tCTAAAGATTCAAAATTTGTCGCAAACgatgaaaaattacatttatattctGAACCAGGCCAAGAAGATTTACGATGTCCATTTTTCTTTGCAAATAATGCTAAAAATGAAGTTGAAGATGGAATggaaaat atGGATTTAAAGATGTTAAAATTGCGATTTCCGCATGATCATCGGGTTACAGAAATTCGACGATTATTACAAAGTGCCACTCCGGTACCTATTAATGTTGTACAACGTCCAGAAGTAACTGATCATGATTATATCGAAGAGcaagaaaaacatttatatgCTATTTGTACACGAACTATGGCATTACCGGTTGGAAG AGGAATGTTTACATTACGCACACATTCACCTGTAATTACCGAAACATTACCTATTCCTCGACTTTGTCTTGGTGGAAAAGCTCCTCCGCGTGGTAACGCTGTGGAATTGTCACATATTGATACACCACCAAACATGAATATGTGGCCATTGTTCCATAATGGTGTAGCGGCTGGGCTAAGAATCAGCCCCACTGCATCGAATATTGATTCAGCAtggattgtttttaataaaccaaaatcCTCACAAGAGACTCCTGCAGAACATGCAGGATTTTTAATGGCTTTAGGATTGAACggacatttgaaaaatttagccATTTTGTATAc CTAcgaatatttagtaaaaattaatgaactaACAAGTATTGGATTATTATTGGGATTAGCAGCTACTAAACGTGGTACCATGCATACGGCAACCACAAAAATGTTAAGTATACATGTGGAAGCATTACTTCCACCAACGTCAATGGAATTAGATGTACCACAAAATATACAGATTGCTGCTCTCTTAGGAATAGGATTGGTGTATGAAGGTTCTTCGCATCGACATATTACAGAAGTTTTACTTGCTGAAATTG GACGACCTCCGGGACCTGAAATGGAAAATAGTATTGATAGAGAATCTTATTCACTAGCGGCCGGTCTGGCATTAGGCTTAGTAACACTTGGACAAGGTGGAAAACCATCCGGTTTAGCAGATTTGGCTGTTTCAGATACTTTACATTATTACATGGCTGGTGGAAATAAACGTCCGTTAACag gtgCGCAAAAGGATAAATATAAGGTGCCATCATTCCAAATTCGTGAAGGTTCCTGCGTAAATTTAGATGTAACTGCACCTGGTGCAACTTTAGCGCTAGGTTTAATGTATTTAGGAAGTGGAAGTAAAGCAATTGCGGATTGGATGAGACCTCCTGATACACAATATCTTTTAGATTTTGTTCGacctgatttattattattacgaatagTGGCAAGAG CTTTAATTTTATGGGATGATATAGAACCATCCTGTGAATGGGTAGAAAGTCAAGTACCATTGGCAATCCGACCATTTTGTTTAGTTAAACCTGAACCTGAAATGGAtccaaatattgattttgaGGCAATGAA tCAAGCGTATTGTAATATAATTGCTGGAGCTTGTTTTGCTTTGGGGTTAAGATATGCTGGTTCAGCAAATGATGAAGCTTTTCAAGTATTACATCATTATTGTCGAATGTTTGTTTCATTAACAGCAAAATCGATTGCTGAATTGGCTGGAAAACCGACAATTGAATattgtttgaatttaattttattatctttagcaatg gtAATGGCTGGTACTGGTGATTTATCAGTAATGCGATTTGTCCGACATTTACGCCGACGCGTAAATCCTGCCAGTAGTTCAACTGTAACATACGGCTCACATTTATCTATGCATATGGCATTAGGTTTATTGTTTTTAGGTGGTGGTCGTTTAACATTATCTTCATCACCGTCAGCAGTGGCTGCAATGCTTTGTGCTTTCTTCCCCAAATTTCCCACCCATAGTAACGATAACAGATATCATTTACAAGCATTCCGTCATTTATATGTATTAGCTGTGGAACCACGTTTAATAATTCCACGTGATATAATTCATGGATCGCCTTGTTATACGAATTTAACAATTGTATCAATAGatggtgtaaataaaaaagtaaaagctCCATGTATTTTACCAGAACTTTGTACAATTCAAAAGATTATTGTGGACGATGAACGATATTGGCCGATTGTGTTTGAGAGAGAACGAAATTGGGATTATTTGTT aaaattgCTGCACGGTGCCGGTTACCTGGATGTAAAACAACGTGCTGGATGTTTAAGCTATATTGAAGATCCAACAGGAACAAAAAGTTTAATAGCACGCAAAATAACTCAATCAAGTGTGATGCCATGGTATATCAATTTTACTGATATAACGTCAACATTTTCAACAGACACTGCTGTGAGATATtgtataaatcaatatttattatcaccaacgatcaaaaaacaaaatatcaatgaaaatCAATCGACGACGTCAATGAAGATTGATGATGTCGTCAAtatcaatgaattaaaattaaagcaaacatTGTCTACAATTACTTATGAATGTGTTACCAAAgacaaaattgcaattttaccAACTTTGGTTAATACTATTaag GCAATTGAAAGTTTACATGATTTTTCAAATGCATACAATATATGgcaattaaaattagtttgtgCTCAAGTATTATTAGAACCTACAGGTAATTCATTAATATCACAAGAATTTGCTTTAGCCATTGTACAGCAAGTCAATAATATTATGGATGGATGGcaaaatgaaattcaaattgatttaatcaattatttgcaAGGTAAATCAATAACAAGAGactcaaatatacaaaataaattatcgaaatttgTAACATATTATGATATAccatgtaatttaaatttaaatttatccactaattatattgaattgttattgaaattgaaTGATTATCATTTACCAAATAATGCtgtacataaaattattgaaattataaattcaaccaaaaaataa
- the LOC123292142 gene encoding CLK4-associating serine/arginine rich protein, with product MWHEARKQERKIRGMLVDYRRRAERRRDFYEKIKADPTQFMQLHGRAYKIHLDPNVAAAAESSSTMMPWQGQTDNMIDRFDARAHLDYIAPYNSANDSPDKSAEERQCNYERYRVLVQNAFLGLSEEKFLRQLHLEEQYGYTADLEASKKKKGQGAAIGFNYDDADGSSHPQPTYKEGQKEESDESDGDVDFDLSIDVSKIEMSQAHELNKYGQNFGMSGNDFYSFLTNDMEEAENLRAAREEEEERALFSGRRSRRARRAHQEKRLHNRVISPPSYAAKEPDKEVLIERRSRSTSKSVSPVNAGEITYITSFGGEDDTPSVPTRPLSYADKVKAGPSKPSSSKSKSSERRIRYRSRSRDKKQRHSSSRSRSRSRRRSRSLSNGRRRYKRRSRSRSVSYRKSKKKSSSSSSGSRSRSRSKLKTNRSSSSSSTSSSSSSTTTRSSIERRSESKKRSPSPKPMDVDQESLNKPLPRYYGRRKDDKSSSELDEMSEDDSESVTESANKASSDRKLTGLVNSKSGAASKLGHSSNLKPQERLKRKMQLLLNKQYKADKKAQQLRNEKLEQEARERDDQMRELALKLRRRQRELRNYGDSSSSNSDSEAEGQKEDYDVRTKSPVSPTESRSSRRSPSNRRNERRSVERRRSPRERRDRDSDRDRYRNRSRSRSRDREYRRRRYSDEEKSRSYHRKRRDRSKSNDSRDSRRYRSSERERKRESNSSSIKKPLVDY from the exons atgtggCATGAGGCTAGGAAACAAGAGCGTAAAATACGTGGTATGCTGGTTGATTACCGGCGGCGTGCAGAACGTCGGCGagatttttatgagaaaatt aaaGCTGACCCTACACAATTTATGCAACTTCATGGACGGGCATACAAAATTCATTTAGATCCAAATGTGGCTGCAGCTGCCGAAAGTTCGAGTACAAT gATGCCGTGGCAAGGTCAAACTGATAACATGATCGACAGATTTGATGCTCGAGCTCATTTAGATTATATTGCTCCATATAATAGTGCAAATGATAGTCCAGATAAAAGTGCTGAAGAACGTCAGTGTAACTATGAACGATATCGTGTTTTAGTACAAAATGCATTTTTGGGATTAAGCGAAGAGAAATTTTTAAGGCAATTACATTTAGAAGAACAGTATGGCTACACAGCCGATTTAGAAGctagtaaaaagaaaaaaggccAAGGTGCTGCTATTGGTTTCAATTATGACGATGCTGATGGGTCAAGTCATCCTCAGCCCACGTACAAAGAGGGCCAAAAAGAGGAATCTGATGAATCGGATggagatgtagattttgatttGTCAATAgatgtttcaaaaattgaaatgtctCAAGCACATGAGTTAAATAAATATGGCCAAAATTTTGGAATGTCGggtaatgatttttattcatttcttaCAAATGATATGGAAGAGGCTGAAAATTTACGTGCAGCTCGTGAAGAGGAAGAAGAGCGGGCTTTATTTTCTGGACGAAGATCAAGACGTGCACGTCGTGCTCATCAAGAGAAACGATTGCATAATCGTGTAATTAGTCCTCCAAGTTATGCGGCTAAAGAACCTGATAAAGAGGTTTTGATTGAACGCCGTTCAAGATCTACATCGAAATCTGTATCACCTGTGAATGCTGGTGAAATCACTTACATAACGTCATTTGGAGGCGAGGATGATACACCTTCGGTGCCAACACGACCATTGTCATACGCAGACAAAGTGAAAGCAGGTCCATCAAAACCATCATCTTCCAAATCCAAATCCAGTGAACGTAGAATACGCTATCGATCAAGGTCACGTGATAAAAAACAGCGACATAGTTCATCTAGGTCACGTAGTCGATCACGACGTCGATCTAGAAGTTTATCTAATGGTCGACGTCGCTATAAACGGCGATCTCGATCTAGATCTGTATCATACCgtaaaagtaaaaagaaatcgTCAAGTAGTTCATCAGGTAGTCGTTCTAGATCACGtagtaaattgaaaacaaatcgAAGTTCATCGTCATCGAGTACTAGTAGTTCGTCGTCATCAACAACGACACGTAGTTCAATTGAACGACGATCTGAATCGAAAAAACGTAGTCCTAGTCCGAAACCAATGGATGTAGATCAggaatcattaaataaaccattACCTAGATATTATGGTCGGCGAAAAGATGATAAGAGTTCATCTGAACTTGATGAAATGAGTGAGGATGATTCTGAATCGGTTACAGAATCCGCCAATAA GGCATCCTCCGATCGCAAGTTGACAGGGTTAGTTAATTCTAAATCTGGAGCTGCGTCCAAA CTAGGACATTCGTCAAATTTAAAACCTCAAGAGCGCCTTAAACGAAAGATGCAACTTTTGTTGAATAAGCAAT ATAAAGCTGATAAAAAAGCGCAACAATTACGCAATGAAAAATTAGAGCAAGAAGCTCGTGAAAGAGATGATCAAATGCGTGAATTGGCATTGAAATTACGCCGAAG acAACGTGAATTAAGAAACTATGGCGATAGTTCTAGTTCGAATTCGGACAGCGAAGCCGAAGGACAAAAAGAAGATTATGACGTACGAACAAAGTCGCCTGTTTCACCTACTGAATCACGATCTTCAAGACGATCACCAAGTAATCGACGTAATGAACGGCGTAGTGTTGAACGCCGTAGATCACCTCGTGAACGTCGTGATCGAGATTCGGATCGTGATCGTTACAGAAATCGATCTAGATCGCGTTCCCGTGATAGag aatACCGTAGAAGACGTTATTCCGATGAAGAAAAATCACGATCGTATCATCGTAAACGTAGAGATCGATCAAAATCCAATGATTCAAGAGATTCAAGACGTTATCGTAGTTCTGAACGTGAACGTAAACGTGAAAGTAATTCTTCCTCGATTAAGAAACCACTTGTagattattga